CATCCCGATTTTGTCTTAACACAAATTTGCTGCTACAaaacacatatgtatttatttcaaatgaagGCTTGGTATACATGTACAAAAGGGAGGCTTTTATGAACTATTTATGACCTAACAATCAAAattattccaaaattttatgtCACAATGCCAAATACTTCAGATTGCTCTCACAACAAGATTATATATGAAAGTCTTCGTTAAAACTGGTTCGACTATATAAAGCTCTTCTTGCTGATTCCTTTTTCTTCCCTATGCCGCAATAGCCCCGCCTATAGACTAGTAGCCCGGATAAGGTGACTAATATTGACAATAATACGATTATTAAGCCAATCCAGACCCAACTTGCTCCTGATGGTAAAACTCcaagtaatttattatttgagaCATTTAGAACTTCTAATCCTTTCAGTTCAGTCGGATTCTCACAAATAACATTTGATGCTAAAATTGGCGTTGATTTGTTCACATGTTGTATAAGATAGTTTACCATGTATTCGTTGGAGATATCGCATAACCAAGGGTTATACCGTAAGTCTAGTGCATGCAGTTTGTCCCAGCGAACAATTAAGTCTCTGGGTAACACTGTAAGGTTACAATTATTAAGATacaactataaaaaaaaacactgtgATTAACAGAAAATGtttagcaatttaattttaatttactttaccTTTTCAAGAGGAGGATAGTCGAAATTGTCTCCTCCAGTTACATTCTTACACATAGCATGGctgtcaatttcaattaactgGGTGTTGTCACTCAAAATTAACTCGGTTAGATCTAAAAGAACAACATGATATAtggaatataaaaaataaaatatacacatCAAAAGTAATGTATTTACTTTGAAGTTCACTGAGTGCACCAGATCCAATTTTGAATAAGTTGGGCATAAATGCGCAACTAAGGTATTGTAAGCTTGTCATCGCAggaaaaatacttaaaataaatgtttatttaaaaaatctaTGCTCATAAAAAATGAGTTTTAAAAACATACTTATCTCCTTCCAAGTTACCAATTGGATTTTCGTCGAGAACTAATCGTTTTAAGTTATCCGCATAATCAAAAGCTTTGGGTATTTTATCAAACAGATTTCCAGAAACAATAAGTGTATCGAGATCTTGTGGTCCATGAAAAATGGTTTCGGGTAACGTTTTTAATTCCATATATGATATATCCAATAcctaatattaaaaatgtagattttttattcatttaattgcttttggtTATATACTATACCTTTAGGGATGAACATCCTGAAAGCGCAGTTTCCGTTTGTTTATCAATCACTTGGAAGCTATTTGAGCACAAAATAAGTTCCTCAAGGTATGGAACGTGCTCAAATAAATCATCATCTAATAAATGTAGACGGTTATATCCTAAATTTAGTGATTTTAAATTCTTCAATGGCTCAAAGTCTTGAACGGAATAAGGGCCCTTGAAAACGTCTGGTATTAAGGCTTTTGAAGTCAGTTGATTGTTAGATAAGTCAAGTTTCGTAAGTTCCGTCAAATTTTGGAATGCTCCAACCGTAATCGAGGATATTCTATTGTAAtccaaaaacaatttcttgACCCCATATGTTGGCAGTGCAGGAATATTGGTTAGATTATTATGAGACAATTTCATAGTTTCGAAAGTAATGTCTCCATTTTGAAGAATCTCCCATTCTTCTGGGGAAAACCAATTAGCCAATTTTCGTGAACAATCTATCAAACTGTTCTTGGCATCGCATGAACACTTTGTGCATATATCACTTTTCAAAACGTCTGTTTTTGGCTGCAAAGAATTTACAATTCGTTAGTTAATATAGTTAGTATTCATaatttgaagaaaaaatattatatgtacatattttcgTTCGTTCAATTAtcgtatatttatatatacatacatttatatatacatatggaAAGACTTGTCTTTTCgtaaatcaatatatttccTAATAATGTTTCTTGCAGAACAAATATTCATaacataacaaatttttaataaaatcatgTAGGAAGTCGAAACTGTAATTTTCgtatattaaaattcattaaaatttacaagACGGAAGGGTATTGCGATATTCTAAATAACcgattaatttattaaattgtcatGATCTTATCATATCTTTAACTATggtgtgtatgtacatacatatgtatttgtgtgaaCAGTTATGAGTCAGTAACTGAACCATTATGTAGATAggaataaatgtatttttataagttcatacgtatgtatatatttatatacttcaCATAATTAGAATAactaaatattacaaatttttacttttagaGTTGTCTCTGGTGGTACTGTTGTTCCATTTTCTGATTTTTCGGTTGCAGAATTCAAAGGTAATAGAAATACAATCATTGATATAACAAAtgtcatatatatatatactgtcTTCATGataatatgcaattaaataatatattcacTAGTAATTGAAAACAATGCTGTGCGCTGAATAATAACTGACTAACAACTAAAGTTGTtccctttttgcttttttcgtcTTAACCAACTTATTTCTTCCAACTGTGCTATCTAATCTTATCGGATACTATTGGTCATAACAAATACAGCTCTTTCGATTCAATAATATGCGTAATGCAATGTTGTTAAGCGCTGTTAtattaatactaaaattataaaagtagaaaagaaaaactgagTGTCTTTGGATTTCagatttgtttttaatcaTAATCTAAAACAGTCACATAATATAGTGATAATATCTTTGAACGCATTAGTATTATTCTCAGAGTAAAGAGAActagatatgtacatatatacatgcatTTGTAGATACAAACATATTTGactattattgttttgcttgtaACTAGAGAAAAATCGAGGGAGTAAAAATTGTGGGCTAAAACTAAATAAGAAAGTAGATCAATTTAAAAAGATGTAatattcttttgtttatttgactTATTTTCATGGTTTTAGTATTAATTAATACTAGTTTAATTTTGATAGTTGCCAAATGAATGGGTCTCTTTCCTTGCTACTGCACTATGGGCAATAAGTCGCAAAGTGcggcatttttacattttttttttgtgttcggtatcattaaattgactttattttttgaattagaatacttcaagaatactgaaacatatttttaaaaaattttagactTCGTTGATAATTTGTTATTCGCCCATATTTAAAGACTATGATCTGGACcctctaaaaataaaattggcgGGAAAATTTGTGATTATTCCTGTcagttttatattcaaatattaaatcaaacaaaaatgctTGAATATGGAATTAAATCGTCAAGgtatgtaatattaattattggcACTAAATTTTTAGTACATGTGATATATTGTCCAATCGTGCTAGGTGTtgttggtatgtttttagGTTCCTGGTAACAAATGTATCTGTGTTTCTGTGGAGTGTAACTTGTGCGTCTAAGCCGGTCGAggcaatattaaatatgttattaacCAAACTGTAAACAATCAAATAGTGGTTAAAATTTTTGCCCGTTTTTGCCCGATTTACGGCAAAACTTAATGTTGTATTTACGTCTTGTTATTCAACGTTGCTTGATTtttggagcaacaacaaccgccaAAATATcgatgaaaatgaattaagtgATGTTCAGCAAATCTTAATAAAAGATAAGCTTATTCAGTTTTTCGGATTGAATAACACTAATTTACGAAAATGCAACAGAAAAGCCTGCGCAATGGCTTGCATCCTCGTTCATAACTGAGTTTCTTAAGATGATGTTCCACCCGAAAAGCCTGGTCGTAAACGCTTGACGTATACTGAGGCAGGACCAAggttaaagtgaaaattagcATTTAAACTAGTCTATGAAACAGAAAAGTCAATGCTATTGTTGCATGCCttttgaaaagtgtttatataatttgaattgctACATAATGTGAGTTTGAGGTATGCCCATCAAAACTTAAAGTAGGTACTTCATGTACATACTTATACATTAATACTTATGAGTGGTATCCAATGTCTTCAATTTTGCATAAAGTACTGGTACATTGGCACCAAATTATGGAAACTTCCGTACTTCTTCTAGGGGCTCTCTGTGAAAATGCGTCAGAAGAGcgcaaaaaattgtacaaactcGATATGCTTTCTCATGCAAGGAAAAACAGCCGCCTGAATACTATATCAGATGTGTTTAATAGAGCATTGGATTCCTCTGACCCGCTGCTTTCAACTATAAATCTAAAGGAACGCCGAAgattaaactataaaaaaagcCTACCAAGAGATGTTATTGTAGCTCTTTTGGAATCTCCTGATATTGAGCTTCCAATAACATGGGCATGTGTAGACGAGAAGAAGGCGGAGATAATGAACTCGGGCAGAGTTACCTGGAGTTGGATGAAGAGCtttgtgaaaaataaattattaactgggCACCAAGGTATGGAGTCACAAAACATAATGTTGGgctctaattaattttttatttaattttgcatggatccaaatcaaatttaaaatgcgaatttgctaaaaatatattaatttaataattttagtttaattttattaaatatattatattaaaatattttagtacaaatttaaaaaaaaaaacgaaaattataaCCTCATGGTAAGGTGGGCGGGAAGGAAGGCGTGGTCCcattgaaaaaagaaataatccGAAATtctatctttattttttaggtatatgTACAAAGTTTCAGGTTTCTATCTTCAAAAATGGTATAAATGCAAATTCgggactttttgcccacagtgCACTGCGTGTTAAATAATATTCGTTATTGGTTAATGATTAATGATGATTAATGGttaaaaaaccaaattataactcaaacaataataatcaaggGATATGAAACAGATGTCGCTTGTGAggtcaaacaatttaaacgcCAGTAAATTCATGTTGTAATCCATATGTTAATCCAACTAATTTTAAACTCTTATGCGTTGATACCATGATTGCGTTGTTTCAAACTTCAACactatgtatttgtatatgtattgatataaatgtataaacaaataaaaaattaattttttttttggtagtgtttgatttttttcagAGAGATGcccatatattttatttattctaaatTATCGTTTATGATGTTGATGGTGTTGTTATTCCAACTTAGCGGTAATATACTCCCTCCGCACTCCTGATATTATCATAAACAAATCCCAAGCGAGTAGCACTATTAGCTACTAATGTAATCTTCTGGCTTCACGTTCAGATTCCCGCAGCCTCAGAATGTCGCCCTCACGCACGGGTCCCTTAAAGTTGCGAATAATTTGGCAGTTCTGTTCGGTGGTggagagatcctctctgcgtgtaggcagcggtcacacctctgatGCGGGTGCAGGTCAAATCAGTTGCAACAATACTGTCACAAGCAACAAGGTTGATGCGGGCGGGTGCCGT
This DNA window, taken from Drosophila nasuta strain 15112-1781.00 chromosome 2L, ASM2355853v1, whole genome shotgun sequence, encodes the following:
- the LOC132798851 gene encoding uncharacterized protein LOC132798851 isoform X1, encoding MSSILHKVLVHWHQIMETSVLLLGALCENASEERKKLYKLDMLSHARKNSRLNTISDVFNRALDSSDPLLSTINLKERRRLNYKKSLPRDVIVALLESPDIELPITWACVDEKKAEIMNSGRVTWSWMKSFVKNKLLTGHQGICTKFQVSIFKNGINANSGLFAHSALRVK
- the LOC132798851 gene encoding uncharacterized protein LOC132798851 isoform X2, whose amino-acid sequence is MELNRQGALCENASEERKKLYKLDMLSHARKNSRLNTISDVFNRALDSSDPLLSTINLKERRRLNYKKSLPRDVIVALLESPDIELPITWACVDEKKAEIMNSGRVTWSWMKSFVKNKLLTGHQGICTKFQVSIFKNGINANSGLFAHSALRVK
- the LOC132790039 gene encoding leucine-rich repeat transmembrane neuronal protein 3, yielding MKTVYIYMTFVISMIVFLLPLNSATEKSENGTTVPPETTLKPKTDVLKSDICTKCSCDAKNSLIDCSRKLANWFSPEEWEILQNGDITFETMKLSHNNLTNIPALPTYGVKKLFLDYNRISSITVGAFQNLTELTKLDLSNNQLTSKALIPDVFKGPYSVQDFEPLKNLKSLNLGYNRLHLLDDDLFEHVPYLEELILCSNSFQVIDKQTETALSGCSSLKVLDISYMELKTLPETIFHGPQDLDTLIVSGNLFDKIPKAFDYADNLKRLVLDENPIGNLEGDNIFPAMTSLQYLSCAFMPNLFKIGSGALSELQNLTELILSDNTQLIEIDSHAMCKNVTGGDNFDYPPLEKLYLNNCNLTVLPRDLIVRWDKLHALDLRYNPWLCDISNEYMVNYLIQHVNKSTPILASNVICENPTELKGLEVLNVSNNKLLGVLPSGASWVWIGLIIVLLSILVTLSGLLVYRRGYCGIGKKKESARRALYSRTSFNEDFHI